From Bufo gargarizans isolate SCDJY-AF-19 chromosome 10, ASM1485885v1, whole genome shotgun sequence, the proteins below share one genomic window:
- the C10H11orf94 gene encoding uncharacterized protein C11orf94 homolog: MAGSRVLSLAGLVLLLETVTCRPAPPRARRDIPLDFEALAEMPVEHFGLVDDYGVLPKHPSFHHRVTRKQPKGLAQAGKSKRDGPDMEELYYDDIM, translated from the exons ATGGCTGGAAGTCGTGTGCTCTCGCTGGCGGGCCTAGTCCTTCTTCTAGAAACCGTCACGTGTCGTCCGGCTCCACCCAG AGCTCGTCGTGACATCCCCCTGGATTTTGAAGCTCTTGCTGAGATGCCTGTGGAACACTTTGGACTTGTAGATG ATTACGGGGTGCTGCCGAAACATCCGTCCTTTCACCATCGAGTGACCCGTAAGCAGCCAAAAGGGCTAGCACAGGCGGGAAAAAGCAAACGTGATGGTCCAGACATGGAGGAGCTCTACTACGATGACATCATGTAA